The window TTGGTAAGCGCGCCCTTGCGCTCTAGGGCGATAGCGCCGTAGCGAGGTTCCCTGATCCGCGTAGGCCTGCGTAATTACTAAGTCAGCAGGCGTATATCCTTCGTTATGCTCTGCATTCGCAACGGCTGAGCGAAGAACCTTCAGCACAGGGTCGCAAGCACGATAGGGCATAAACTCTAGAATAATGAGGGCTTCACGATAGGAACGGCCT of the Synechococcales cyanobacterium T60_A2020_003 genome contains:
- the rplV gene encoding 50S ribosomal protein L22, giving the protein MVTTTAPEVKAIARYIRMSPHKVRRVLDQIRGRSYREALIILEFMPYRACDPVLKVLRSAVANAEHNEGYTPADLVITQAYADQGTSLRRYRPRAQGRAYQIRKPTCHITIAVAPSEEA